A region of Granulicella aggregans DNA encodes the following proteins:
- a CDS encoding carboxymuconolactone decarboxylase family protein produces the protein MEPEEKSHKDPRLRYAHLIPDGMAKMHTLEHYLNTATSLEPVLLELVRLRASQMNGCEYCITLHTAELKKHNESPARIDSVADWRNSDAYTHRERAALAWAEAVTNIQDGHAPDAVYNELRAHFTDVETANLTLVLTTINAWNRLAIAMGSYSGNRSPACVTVESA, from the coding sequence ATGGAGCCAGAAGAGAAATCACACAAGGATCCCCGCCTAAGGTACGCGCACCTCATCCCCGACGGGATGGCAAAGATGCACACTCTCGAGCACTATCTCAACACGGCTACAAGCCTTGAACCTGTCCTCCTCGAACTCGTCCGCCTACGCGCCTCCCAGATGAACGGCTGCGAGTACTGCATCACCCTCCACACCGCCGAACTCAAGAAGCACAACGAGTCCCCCGCCCGCATCGACTCCGTCGCCGACTGGCGCAACTCCGATGCCTACACCCACCGTGAGCGCGCCGCCCTTGCCTGGGCCGAGGCCGTCACCAACATCCAGGACGGCCACGCGCCCGATGCCGTCTACAACGAACTGCGCGCGCACTTCACGGATGTCGAGACCGCCAACCTCACCCTTGTCCTTACCACGATCAACGCGTGGAATCGTCTCGCGATTGCGATGGGCTCGTACTCCGGCAATCGATCGCCCGCTTGCGTTACTGTTGAATCAGCATGA
- a CDS encoding ABC transporter ATP-binding protein: MTEAVDTSRLEPWIVEPRDVVLRAAKLSKTYTTGRGQLDLFRDLDLEVYAGEMVAIVGESGVGKSSLLHLLAALDRPTSGEVWCGESKLSQFTPSQAAEFRNRDVGYVWQFHYLLPEFTAAENVAMPLLARGDTRRAAMQQAMVWLSEVGLADRAEHRSGELSGGEQQRVSLARALVTEPKLLLADEPTGDLDGKTADIVFDLIQNLHKAHGLGSVLVTHNLEFAARCDRMLRLRDGRLSPSI, encoded by the coding sequence ATGACGGAAGCAGTCGACACATCACGCCTGGAACCTTGGATTGTTGAGCCCCGGGACGTCGTCCTGCGAGCGGCGAAGCTCTCGAAAACCTACACCACCGGAAGAGGTCAGCTAGACCTCTTCCGCGATCTCGATCTCGAAGTCTACGCAGGCGAGATGGTAGCCATCGTAGGCGAAAGCGGCGTTGGCAAGAGCTCCCTGCTTCACCTCCTCGCCGCGCTTGATCGCCCAACCTCCGGTGAAGTCTGGTGCGGCGAAAGCAAGTTGAGCCAGTTCACCCCATCGCAGGCCGCCGAGTTCCGCAACCGGGACGTTGGTTACGTCTGGCAGTTCCACTACCTGCTGCCCGAGTTCACCGCGGCCGAAAATGTAGCTATGCCGCTGCTGGCTCGCGGCGACACCCGCCGGGCCGCCATGCAGCAGGCGATGGTCTGGCTTTCGGAGGTGGGCCTTGCAGATCGCGCCGAGCACCGTTCCGGCGAACTGAGCGGCGGCGAACAGCAGCGCGTAAGCCTCGCCCGCGCCCTGGTCACCGAGCCAAAGCTCCTTCTGGCCGACGAGCCGACCGGGGATCTTGATGGAAAGACAGCAGATATCGTCTTCGACCTGATCCAGAACCTGCACAAAGCGCACGGTCTGGGCAGTGTTCTGGTCACCCACAATCTTGAGTTTGCCGCCCGCTGCGACCGCATGCTGCGCCTTCGCGACGGACGCCTATCTCCCAGCATCTAA
- a CDS encoding ATP-dependent Clp protease ATP-binding subunit, which produces MFERYTEKARRVIFFARYEASQFGSPYIETEHLLLGLLREDKALTNRFLRSHASVESIRKQIEGHTTIREKVSTSVDLPLSNECKRVLAYAAEEAERLSHKHIGTEHLLLGLLREEKCFAAEILQERGLRLPAIREELQRTTQEKAPAAQAAGKQSGQRGEQSMLAEFSRDLTQSAMDQQLDPLVGRDTEVDRVIQILCRRTKNNPVLIGEPGVGKTAIVEGLAQKIADGEVPSFLADKRVLALDLSLIVAGTKYRGQFEERLKTIMKELMENQNSIVFIDELHTLVGAGSAEGSLDAANILKPALSRGEIQCIGATTPAEYRKSIEKDRSLERRFQAVKVPPPNEEDAIKIIMGIKEKYEKFHAVSYTDDAINFSVSHSSRYIPDRFLPDKAIDLIDEAGARVKLRQTSLPEELTEVQKRIKFIVHRMENAIANHEFEKARFYSDEERKERENLRALRDKYHLDDSSAGIVTREDIEDVVSRWTGVPITSIKEEETQKLLRVEEELHKRVISQDKAISALSRAIRRSRAGLKNPARPIGSFLFLGPTGVGKTEMARTLAQFLFGNEKSLIRFDMSEFMEKHSVSKLIGSPPGYVGYEEGGQLTERVKRSPYSVVLLDEIEKAHPDVFNLLLQVFEDGQLTDGLGNQVDFKNTIIIMTSNIGAKHLQKRQGLGFQSEKEDMILDKMEELVKGEVKRTFNPEFLNRLDEIIIFMALTDHDLMQILELLVQQLNTNLVHKAITISVTDEAKQYILAKTVADRTYGARPLRRALQRFIEDPLSEALIGGGISERPAFLEVYLDNNVLHYRPIAADGEEKAAGLALSTV; this is translated from the coding sequence ATGTTCGAACGCTATACGGAGAAGGCGCGGCGCGTTATTTTCTTCGCGCGGTATGAGGCCAGTCAGTTTGGGTCGCCTTACATCGAGACCGAGCATCTGTTGCTCGGATTGTTGCGGGAGGACAAAGCACTAACCAATCGTTTCCTGCGGTCGCACGCCTCTGTCGAGTCGATCCGCAAGCAGATCGAAGGCCATACTACGATCCGCGAGAAGGTCTCGACCTCGGTCGATCTACCCCTATCAAACGAATGCAAGCGGGTCCTCGCCTACGCGGCGGAAGAGGCTGAGCGGCTCTCCCATAAGCACATCGGCACGGAACATCTTCTACTCGGCCTCCTGCGCGAAGAAAAGTGCTTCGCCGCGGAGATCCTCCAGGAGCGCGGTCTCCGTTTGCCCGCCATCCGAGAGGAACTCCAGCGCACCACGCAGGAGAAGGCTCCCGCAGCCCAGGCAGCCGGAAAGCAGAGCGGACAACGTGGCGAGCAGAGCATGCTTGCGGAGTTCTCCCGCGATCTTACTCAGTCCGCGATGGATCAGCAGCTTGATCCGCTCGTCGGTCGCGATACGGAAGTCGATCGCGTCATTCAAATACTTTGCCGCCGCACCAAGAACAACCCTGTCCTTATCGGTGAACCGGGCGTCGGCAAAACCGCCATCGTCGAAGGTCTCGCGCAAAAGATCGCGGACGGCGAAGTTCCCAGCTTCCTCGCCGATAAGCGCGTGCTCGCGCTCGACCTCTCTCTGATCGTTGCGGGAACCAAGTACCGTGGTCAATTCGAAGAGCGCCTCAAGACCATCATGAAAGAGTTGATGGAGAACCAGAACTCCATCGTCTTCATCGATGAACTGCACACCCTCGTCGGCGCCGGATCGGCTGAAGGTTCGCTAGACGCCGCGAACATCCTCAAGCCCGCACTCAGCCGTGGGGAGATCCAGTGCATCGGAGCCACTACGCCTGCGGAATACCGCAAGTCCATCGAAAAAGACCGTTCTCTTGAGCGGCGCTTCCAGGCGGTCAAAGTTCCGCCGCCGAACGAAGAAGATGCGATCAAGATCATCATGGGCATCAAGGAGAAGTACGAGAAGTTCCACGCCGTCAGCTACACCGACGACGCCATCAACTTCTCCGTCTCGCACTCCAGCCGATACATTCCCGATCGCTTCCTTCCGGACAAGGCCATCGACCTCATCGATGAGGCTGGTGCCCGGGTCAAGCTCCGCCAGACTTCCCTGCCCGAAGAGTTGACCGAAGTTCAGAAGCGCATCAAGTTCATCGTGCACCGCATGGAGAACGCCATTGCGAACCACGAGTTCGAGAAGGCGCGCTTCTACTCGGACGAGGAACGCAAGGAGCGTGAGAACCTTCGCGCCCTCCGCGACAAGTACCACCTCGACGACTCCTCCGCAGGCATCGTGACCCGCGAAGACATTGAAGATGTCGTCAGCCGCTGGACCGGTGTTCCGATCACCTCGATCAAGGAAGAAGAGACGCAAAAGCTTCTCCGCGTCGAAGAAGAACTGCACAAGCGCGTCATCTCGCAGGACAAGGCGATCTCTGCCCTTTCCCGCGCGATCCGCCGCTCCCGCGCTGGCTTGAAGAACCCTGCTCGTCCCATCGGCAGCTTCCTCTTCCTCGGGCCTACTGGCGTCGGCAAGACGGAGATGGCTCGCACCCTGGCCCAGTTCCTCTTCGGCAACGAGAAGTCGCTGATCCGCTTCGATATGTCGGAGTTCATGGAGAAGCACTCGGTCTCGAAGCTGATCGGTTCGCCTCCGGGCTACGTCGGCTACGAGGAGGGCGGTCAGCTCACGGAGCGCGTCAAGCGTTCGCCGTACTCCGTCGTGCTGCTCGACGAGATCGAAAAGGCGCATCCGGATGTCTTCAACCTGCTTCTGCAGGTCTTTGAAGATGGCCAGCTCACCGACGGTCTAGGCAACCAGGTTGACTTCAAGAACACGATCATCATCATGACTTCGAACATTGGAGCGAAGCACCTGCAGAAGCGGCAGGGTCTCGGATTCCAGAGCGAGAAGGAAGACATGATCCTCGACAAGATGGAAGAGCTTGTGAAGGGCGAGGTTAAGCGAACCTTCAACCCCGAGTTCCTCAACCGCCTCGACGAGATCATCATCTTCATGGCGCTGACCGACCACGACCTGATGCAGATTCTCGAGCTCCTCGTGCAGCAGCTCAACACCAACCTCGTCCACAAGGCGATCACCATATCGGTCACCGACGAAGCCAAGCAGTACATCCTGGCCAAGACGGTCGCCGACCGCACATACGGTGCCCGTCCGCTGCGCCGTGCCCTGCAGCGCTTCATCGAAGACCCGCTCTCCGAAGCCCTTATCGGCGGCGGCATCTCCGAGCGGCCTGCGTTCCTCGAGGTCTACCTCGACAACAACGTGCTCCACTATCGCCCCATCGCTGCAGATGGCGAAGAGAAAGCCGCAGGTCTCGCTCTCAGCACTGTCTAA
- a CDS encoding YtxH domain-containing protein, translated as MSQKGFWITFGAGAAIGAAIALLYAPQTGTVTRKKLKRNIDDAGDYLEDAGDYLKEQAEKLSKEAHKAIKLSKEYADNAVDAAGDFVSSAAKSVNKVKSMI; from the coding sequence ATGAGTCAAAAAGGCTTCTGGATCACTTTTGGTGCGGGTGCAGCGATTGGCGCGGCGATCGCTCTTCTCTACGCGCCGCAGACGGGCACCGTTACGCGCAAGAAGCTCAAGCGCAACATCGACGATGCCGGAGACTATCTCGAAGATGCGGGTGACTACCTGAAGGAACAGGCTGAGAAGCTCAGCAAGGAAGCTCATAAGGCGATCAAGCTTTCGAAGGAGTATGCAGACAATGCGGTCGATGCGGCGGGTGACTTTGTATCGAGTGCGGCGAAGTCTGTAAATAAAGTCAAGTCGATGATCTAA
- a CDS encoding uracil-DNA glycosylase, with protein sequence MKAIAKKSVVADGKLTVLQEIQAGIVACRQCERLRAYCENLGVVKRRAYIDQTYWAKPVAGFGDPKARILIIGLAPGAHGANRTGRPFTGDGAGNFMYPVLHEVGLANHGNAVSRDDGLKLRHAWICSVVRCAPPGDKPTPQEIRNCARHLTAEVGELKRVKVVVALGKIAFDGYLAHLLAAGVIERRSAYKFGHGAEYLLPNGLFLLAAYHPSLRNTNTGRLDKVMFARIFVRARELAGLD encoded by the coding sequence GTGAAAGCGATTGCGAAGAAGAGTGTCGTGGCAGATGGGAAGTTGACGGTTCTGCAGGAGATCCAGGCGGGAATCGTGGCCTGCCGGCAGTGCGAGCGACTGCGGGCTTATTGCGAGAATCTTGGCGTGGTGAAGCGAAGGGCTTACATCGACCAGACGTACTGGGCGAAGCCGGTGGCCGGATTCGGCGACCCGAAGGCGCGGATCTTGATTATCGGGCTGGCTCCGGGAGCGCACGGGGCGAATCGGACGGGAAGGCCGTTTACCGGGGATGGGGCCGGGAACTTCATGTATCCCGTGCTGCACGAGGTGGGGCTGGCGAACCACGGCAACGCGGTCTCGCGAGACGACGGCCTGAAGCTGCGGCACGCGTGGATCTGCTCCGTGGTCCGATGCGCTCCACCGGGGGACAAGCCTACGCCCCAGGAGATCCGCAACTGCGCGAGGCACCTGACGGCAGAGGTTGGGGAACTCAAGCGGGTGAAGGTGGTCGTGGCGCTGGGGAAGATCGCATTCGATGGCTATCTGGCGCACCTCCTCGCTGCTGGCGTGATCGAGCGGCGGTCGGCCTACAAGTTTGGGCATGGTGCGGAGTATCTGTTGCCGAACGGGCTGTTTCTGCTGGCGGCTTATCATCCCTCTCTGCGGAATACGAATACGGGACGGCTGGACAAGGTGATGTTTGCACGGATTTTCGTGCGGGCGCGGGAGTTGGCGGGTCTCGATTGA